The genomic DNA GCCCCGCCGCGAGGCCTCGGGCCCGTAGGTCATCCCGAGCAGCTTCTCCAGAACCGGCGCCGGATCGAACGGGTCCTTCTGGAGGATCGTCTCGCCGAAGCCGCGCGCGAAGAGCTCGGCCGCCCCGCGCACCGGCACCCCGGCCGTCCCCAGCCCCACCCCGGTGACGCCCGCATCGGTGTGGACCTTCACCACCAGCTCGTTCACCGAGAAGACCGGCTTCCAGCTGACCCAGAACTCCCGCTCCGGCTGGGGGGCGGAGAGAACGTAGGCCTCGACCCCTGTGATCTTCATGCGCCGCTCTCCGCCACCACCGGATTGCGGAGCACCCCGAGGGGCCCGGACTCCACCTCGGCCACGCTCCCCACCTTGAGCAGGTAGCGCTCCGCGTCGGGGCGGAAGATGGCGCAGCCCTCCGGCGTTCCGGTCGAGACCAGATCGCCCGGCTCAAGCCCCATCTGGGAGAGGTAGGAGATGATATGGGGGATGTCGAAGATCATCTGGGAGAGGCTCTGGCGCTGCAGCTCGTGACCGTCCACCCGGCCGATGATCTCCATCTTCTGCGGGTCGCCCGCCTCGTCCGCCGTCACGATCCAGGGGCCGATGGCGTTCATCCCCGGCAGGTTCTTCGAGAGGAACAGCCCGCCGCGCACCTCGTCCGCCTGCACGTCCCGCGCCGTCACGTCGTTGTAGAGGGTGTAGCCCATGATCACATCGTAGGCTTCCTCGCGGGAGATGTTGCGGCAGCGCTTGCCGATCACCATCACGATCTCGGCCTCCGAGTCGAGCTGCTTCGTGAACGAGGGATAGATGATCGGGGCATCGGGCCCGATGATCGTGCAGGTGAACCGCGGCGCCACCGGAATCTGCTTGGGCATCGCGCTCTTCGACTCCTCCAGATGCTTGTGGAAATTCCGCCCCGCGTGGATGAACTTGGGCGGCCGGGGAACCGGGGCGAGCAGCCGCACCGCCGGGAGCGGCCGCACGTGCGCCGCGTGGCCGCCGCCTTCGGCCTCCTTCGCCAGCGCGCGCGCCAGAGCAAGGCCCACCTCCTCCATCCTGAGAAAAGCCACCATGTCGGGCGCAATCGCGCTTGATGCCCCCGCCAGATCGAGCACCCGATCCCCCGAGAGCACCACCCCGATGCTCTCCCGGGCGGCGCCCCCCTCCACGATCTCCATCGTCACAAGCTTCATTCGCCGCTCTCCCTTCCTGTGCCGGGAGCGGAGCGCGCCCCCTGACCATGCATGCCGGTATCATTCAGAAGCCCTCATCATCCGGCCCGCGCCCGCCCCCCGTCAACCGGAATGGCCCGGGAAAAAAGACAAAAAAAACCCCCGCCGGATGCGCATCCGGCAGAGGGCGCGGCAGAAAGGGATTCAAGCCCGAACGCTCACACTCCTTCCCCTCTCCTGCTCCGGGGGCGGGGGCGCACTTCGATCGGCGGCGGCGAGCTCGGAAACCGGGGGGACGGCGCCCGGCGCGTTGCGCTCCGCGTCCCGCACCGCCTCAAAGCGCGCGCCCGAGGCTTCTTGCGACGCGGCCGGGGCGCTCGCCTCGCGCGGCGTAAAATTCGCCGGAACC from bacterium includes the following:
- a CDS encoding fumarylacetoacetate hydrolase family protein is translated as MKLVTMEIVEGGAARESIGVVLSGDRVLDLAGASSAIAPDMVAFLRMEEVGLALARALAKEAEGGGHAAHVRPLPAVRLLAPVPRPPKFIHAGRNFHKHLEESKSAMPKQIPVAPRFTCTIIGPDAPIIYPSFTKQLDSEAEIVMVIGKRCRNISREEAYDVIMGYTLYNDVTARDVQADEVRGGLFLSKNLPGMNAIGPWIVTADEAGDPQKMEIIGRVDGHELQRQSLSQMIFDIPHIISYLSQMGLEPGDLVSTGTPEGCAIFRPDAERYLLKVGSVAEVESGPLGVLRNPVVAESGA